In Neisseria animalis, a single window of DNA contains:
- the nuoH gene encoding NADH-quinone oxidoreductase subunit NuoH, with protein sequence MQEWFQTLFAATLGLGGVGNIIGLVVSVVLKIVIILVPLILTVAYLTYFERKVIGYMQLRVGPNVTGPWGLIQPFADVFKLLFKEVTRPKLSNKALFYIGPMLSLAPSFAAWAVIPFNEEWVLTNVHAGLLFILMITSLSVYGVIIAGWASNSKYSFLGAMRSSAQSISYEIAMSAALVCVVMVSGSMNFNDIVAAQATGIAGGSVFSWNWLALFPVFVVYLISAVAETNRAPFDVAEGESEIVAGFHVEYSGFAFALFFLAEYIFMILIAALTSLMFFGGWLSPFPQSWGLIGTPSAFWMFAKMAFVLYGYLWIRATFPRYRYDQIMRLGWKVLIPIGFACIVLLGAWMISPLSLW encoded by the coding sequence ATGCAGGAATGGTTCCAAACGCTGTTTGCCGCCACGCTCGGCTTGGGCGGTGTCGGCAACATCATCGGCCTGGTGGTGTCGGTAGTACTCAAAATCGTCATTATTTTGGTACCGCTGATTCTGACCGTGGCTTATCTGACTTATTTCGAGCGCAAAGTCATCGGCTATATGCAGCTCCGCGTCGGTCCGAATGTCACCGGCCCGTGGGGTTTGATTCAGCCGTTTGCCGACGTATTCAAACTTTTGTTTAAAGAAGTTACCCGTCCGAAGCTGTCAAACAAAGCCTTGTTCTACATCGGCCCCATGCTCTCGCTCGCACCCTCTTTCGCAGCGTGGGCGGTGATTCCGTTTAACGAAGAGTGGGTGCTGACCAATGTCCATGCCGGTTTGCTGTTTATCCTGATGATTACCTCGCTGTCGGTTTACGGCGTGATTATCGCGGGCTGGGCTTCCAACTCCAAATACTCGTTTTTGGGCGCGATGCGCTCTTCCGCGCAAAGCATTTCCTACGAAATCGCCATGAGCGCGGCTCTGGTGTGCGTGGTGATGGTGTCGGGCAGCATGAATTTCAACGACATCGTGGCGGCGCAGGCAACCGGTATCGCCGGCGGCTCGGTTTTCTCGTGGAACTGGCTGGCCTTGTTCCCCGTGTTTGTCGTGTACCTGATTTCCGCCGTGGCCGAAACCAACCGTGCGCCGTTTGACGTGGCGGAGGGTGAGTCCGAAATCGTTGCCGGTTTCCACGTCGAATACTCCGGCTTCGCATTCGCCCTGTTTTTCCTGGCCGAATACATTTTCATGATTCTGATTGCCGCGCTGACTTCGCTGATGTTCTTCGGCGGCTGGCTGTCGCCGTTTCCGCAAAGCTGGGGCCTGATCGGTACGCCTTCCGCGTTTTGGATGTTTGCGAAAATGGCATTTGTTTTATACGGCTATCTGTGGATTCGTGCGACTTTCCCGCGCTACCGCTACGACCAAATCATGCGCTTGGGCTGGAAAGTGTTAATCCCCATCGGTTTTGCCTGCATCGTCCTTCTGGGCGCGTGGATGATTTCGCCTTTGAGTTTGTGGTAA
- the nuoI gene encoding NADH-quinone oxidoreductase subunit NuoI: MANLVKTFLLGELVKGMGVTLKNFFARKDTIYFPEEKTPQSVRFRGLHAQRRYANGEERCIACKLCEAVCPAMAINIESEEREDGTRRTTRYDIDLTKCIFCGFCEEACPTDAIVETHIFEYHGEKKGDLHMTKPILLAIGDKYEEEIAKRKAADAPYR, translated from the coding sequence ATGGCAAACCTAGTAAAAACCTTTCTGCTCGGCGAACTCGTCAAAGGCATGGGCGTGACGCTCAAAAACTTTTTCGCCCGCAAAGACACGATTTATTTCCCCGAAGAGAAAACGCCGCAATCGGTGCGTTTCCGCGGCCTGCACGCGCAGCGGCGGTATGCCAACGGCGAGGAACGCTGCATTGCCTGCAAGCTGTGCGAAGCGGTGTGTCCGGCGATGGCGATTAATATCGAAAGCGAAGAGCGTGAAGACGGTACGCGCCGTACTACGCGCTACGACATTGATTTGACCAAGTGCATTTTCTGCGGTTTCTGCGAAGAAGCCTGTCCGACCGATGCGATTGTGGAAACCCATATTTTCGAGTATCACGGCGAGAAAAAAGGCGATCTGCATATGACCAAACCGATTCTGCTGGCTATCGGCGATAAATACGAAGAAGAAATCGCCAAACGCAAAGCCGCTGATGCGCCGTATCGTTAA
- a CDS encoding NADH-quinone oxidoreductase subunit J codes for MTFSAILFYILAAIVLYGAVGTVVSKNPVHAALHLVLTFCVSAMIWMLMQAEFLGLTLVVVYVGAVMVLFLFVVMMLNIDIEEMRAGFWRHAPVAGIVGVLLAVALILILVHPKTDLAAFGLMKDVPADYNNIRDLGRQIYTTYFLPFELAAVLLLLGMVAAIALVHRKTVNPKYINPADQVKVNPNEGRLRLVKMQPAKPQAEPELSDGLKQEGEGNT; via the coding sequence ATGACTTTTTCTGCGATTTTATTTTATATTTTGGCCGCGATTGTGCTTTACGGTGCAGTCGGTACGGTGGTTTCGAAAAACCCGGTACACGCCGCCCTGCATCTGGTGCTGACTTTTTGCGTGAGCGCGATGATTTGGATGCTGATGCAGGCCGAGTTTCTCGGTCTGACTTTGGTGGTGGTGTACGTCGGTGCGGTGATGGTGCTTTTCCTGTTTGTGGTGATGATGCTGAATATCGACATCGAGGAAATGCGTGCGGGCTTTTGGCGGCATGCGCCGGTGGCCGGTATCGTCGGGGTATTGCTGGCAGTGGCGCTCATTCTGATTCTGGTTCATCCGAAGACGGACTTGGCGGCTTTCGGCCTGATGAAGGATGTTCCGGCCGACTACAACAATATCCGTGATTTGGGCCGTCAGATTTATACCACTTACTTCCTGCCGTTTGAATTGGCGGCGGTGCTGCTGCTCTTGGGTATGGTGGCGGCGATTGCGCTGGTGCACCGTAAAACCGTCAATCCGAAATACATTAATCCTGCCGACCAAGTGAAGGTCAATCCGAACGAAGGCCGTCTGCGTTTGGTGAAAATGCAGCCGGCCAAACCCCAAGCCGAACCGGAGCTTTCAGACGGCCTCAAACAGGAAGGGGAGGGCAATACATGA
- the nuoK gene encoding NADH-quinone oxidoreductase subunit NuoK yields MITLTHYLVLGALLFGISAMGIFMNRKNVLVLLMSIELMLLAVNFNFIAFSQHLGDTAGQIFVFFVLTVAAAESAIGLAIMVLVYRNRQTINVADLDKLKG; encoded by the coding sequence ATGATTACTTTGACACATTATTTGGTGTTGGGCGCACTCCTTTTCGGCATCAGTGCGATGGGCATTTTTATGAACCGCAAAAATGTTTTGGTTCTGCTGATGTCGATTGAATTGATGCTGTTGGCCGTGAATTTCAACTTTATCGCGTTTTCGCAGCATTTGGGCGATACGGCCGGCCAGATTTTCGTGTTTTTCGTGTTGACCGTGGCTGCGGCGGAATCCGCCATCGGCTTGGCCATCATGGTATTGGTGTACCGTAACCGTCAAACCATCAACGTGGCCGATTTGGACAAACTCAAGGGCTGA
- the nuoL gene encoding NADH-quinone oxidoreductase subunit L, protein MNDMTLYLTIALVPLAGSVLAGLFGNKIGRAGAHTVTILGVAVSAVLSAYVLWGFISGTRTKFDENVYTWLTMGGLDFSVGFLVDSLTAMMMVVVTFVSLMVHIYTIGYMHDEKTGYQRFFSYISLFTFSMLMLVMSNNFIQLFFGWEAVGLVSYLLIGFYFKRESAIFANLKAFLMNRVGDFGFLLGIGLVLAYFGGSLRYADVFAYLPNLQTATIQLFPGAEWSLLTVTAILLFVGAMGKSAQFPLHAWLPDSMEGPTPISALIHAATMVTAGLFMVSRMSPIYEMSDTALSFIMVVGAITALFMGFLGVIQNDIKRVVAYSTLSQLGYMTVALGASAYSVAMFHVMTHAFFKALLFLAAGSAIIGMHHDQDMRRMGNLKKYMPITWLTMLLGNLALIGTPFFSGFYSKDSIIEAAHASTLPGSGFAYFAVLASVFVTAFYAFRQYFMVFHGEEKWRKLPEHHDGRHGGEEHHGLGKNDNPHESPPVVTLPLVLLAVPSVIIGYIAIEPMLYGDFFKDVIFVNAAAHPTMEIMREEFHGPLAMVAHSFSTPVLYLAVAGVVAAWFLYVKAPHLPAKIAAAFSPVYKLLDNKYFIDAVYFNVFAKGSQALGRFFWKVGDVAVIDNGIVNNSAKLVGSLAAQVRKMQTGFIYTYAAAMVFGVLVLIGMTFWGLFA, encoded by the coding sequence ATGAACGATATGACTTTATATTTGACGATAGCCTTGGTGCCGCTGGCAGGATCCGTGCTGGCGGGTTTGTTCGGCAACAAAATCGGCCGCGCCGGCGCGCATACGGTTACGATTTTGGGCGTGGCCGTATCGGCGGTATTGTCGGCTTATGTGCTGTGGGGCTTTATCAGCGGCACGCGTACCAAGTTTGACGAAAATGTCTATACATGGCTCACCATGGGCGGCTTGGATTTTTCCGTCGGCTTTTTGGTGGACAGCCTGACCGCGATGATGATGGTGGTGGTGACTTTCGTGTCGCTGATGGTGCATATCTACACCATCGGTTATATGCACGATGAAAAAACCGGCTACCAACGCTTCTTCAGCTATATTTCCCTGTTTACCTTCTCCATGCTGATGCTGGTGATGAGCAACAACTTTATCCAGCTCTTCTTCGGCTGGGAGGCGGTAGGATTGGTTTCGTATCTGCTGATCGGTTTCTATTTCAAACGGGAGAGCGCGATTTTCGCCAACCTGAAAGCCTTCTTGATGAACCGCGTCGGCGACTTCGGCTTCCTGCTGGGCATCGGCTTGGTACTGGCGTATTTCGGCGGCAGTTTGCGCTATGCCGATGTGTTTGCCTATCTGCCGAATCTTCAGACGGCCACAATCCAATTATTCCCCGGTGCGGAATGGTCTTTGCTGACCGTAACCGCCATTTTGCTGTTTGTCGGCGCAATGGGTAAATCGGCACAATTTCCGCTGCACGCCTGGCTGCCGGATTCCATGGAAGGCCCGACACCGATTTCCGCATTGATTCACGCGGCAACCATGGTAACAGCAGGCCTGTTTATGGTATCGCGTATGTCGCCGATTTACGAAATGAGCGATACCGCCCTGAGCTTTATCATGGTGGTCGGTGCCATTACCGCGCTGTTTATGGGCTTTTTGGGCGTGATTCAAAACGACATCAAGCGCGTGGTGGCGTACTCTACGTTATCGCAACTAGGTTACATGACCGTGGCACTGGGCGCGTCTGCCTACTCCGTCGCCATGTTCCATGTGATGACCCACGCTTTCTTTAAAGCCCTGCTGTTCTTGGCTGCGGGCAGTGCCATTATCGGCATGCACCACGACCAAGACATGCGCCGCATGGGTAATCTGAAAAAATACATGCCGATTACATGGCTGACCATGCTGCTGGGTAATCTTGCCCTGATCGGTACGCCGTTTTTCTCCGGTTTTTATTCCAAAGATTCGATTATCGAAGCAGCGCACGCCAGCACGCTCCCGGGCAGCGGCTTTGCCTACTTTGCCGTACTTGCCAGCGTATTCGTGACCGCGTTTTACGCCTTCCGTCAATATTTTATGGTGTTCCACGGCGAAGAGAAATGGCGCAAGCTGCCTGAGCACCACGACGGCCGTCACGGCGGTGAAGAGCATCACGGCTTGGGTAAAAACGACAATCCGCACGAAAGCCCGCCGGTGGTTACCCTGCCGCTGGTTCTGCTGGCCGTTCCTTCCGTGATTATCGGCTATATCGCCATTGAACCCATGCTTTACGGCGACTTCTTCAAAGACGTGATTTTTGTGAATGCCGCCGCGCATCCGACTATGGAAATCATGCGTGAGGAATTCCACGGGCCGCTGGCCATGGTGGCGCACAGCTTCTCCACGCCGGTGCTGTATCTGGCGGTTGCCGGTGTCGTTGCCGCGTGGTTCCTGTATGTGAAAGCACCGCACCTGCCGGCCAAAATTGCCGCCGCGTTCAGCCCCGTGTATAAGCTTTTGGACAACAAATACTTCATCGATGCGGTTTACTTCAATGTCTTTGCCAAAGGTTCGCAGGCATTGGGACGCTTCTTTTGGAAAGTCGGCGACGTGGCCGTTATCGACAACGGTATCGTCAACAACTCCGCCAAGCTGGTCGGCTCCTTGGCCGCCCAAGTACGCAAAATGCAGACCGGCTTTATCTATACCTATGCCGCCGCCATGGTGTTCGGCGTATTGGTACTGATCGGCATGACCTTCTGGGGGCTGTTTGCCTAA
- a CDS encoding NADH-quinone oxidoreductase subunit M: protein MMSDNLLSLAIWVPIVSGLLVLATGNDSRAPLARVLALIGALAGFLVTLPLFTRFDRLSGGYQFTEFHEWIPLLKINYALGVDGISVLFIILNAFVTVMVVAAGWEVIRKKTAQYMAAFLIMSGLINGAFAAQDALLFYVFFEGMLIPLYLIIGVWGGPRRVYASVKLFLYTLFGSLLMLVALVYLSYQAGGSFSIVDFQNIKHIPLGVQQLLFAAFFLSFAVKVPMFPVHTWLPDAHVEAPTGGSMVLAAITLKLGAYGFLRFILPIVPDASRYFAPAVIVLSLIAVIYIGMVALVQTDMKKLVAYSSISHMGFVTLGMFLFLDGSLNDWALKGAIIQMISHGFVSAAMFMCIGVMYDRLHSRNIADYGGVVNVMPKFAAFMMLFGMANAGLPATSGFVGEFMVIMGAVEVNFWIGALAALTLIYGASYTLWMYKRVIFGAVSNPHVGEMKDINCREFAVLAVLAAAVLGMGLYPQAFIEVVHQAANDLIAQVAQSKI, encoded by the coding sequence ATTATGTCAGATAACTTACTGAGCTTAGCAATATGGGTGCCGATTGTATCGGGCCTGCTGGTGCTGGCTACCGGCAACGACAGCCGCGCACCTTTGGCGCGGGTGCTTGCGCTAATCGGCGCATTGGCGGGCTTTTTGGTCACGCTGCCCCTCTTTACCCGGTTTGACCGTTTGAGCGGCGGCTACCAATTTACCGAGTTTCACGAGTGGATTCCGCTCCTGAAAATCAACTACGCGCTCGGCGTGGACGGTATTTCGGTATTGTTCATTATTTTGAACGCGTTTGTCACCGTGATGGTGGTGGCGGCAGGCTGGGAAGTGATTCGGAAGAAAACCGCGCAATATATGGCGGCTTTCCTGATTATGTCCGGTTTGATTAACGGCGCGTTTGCCGCACAGGATGCCTTGCTGTTTTATGTGTTCTTCGAGGGTATGCTGATTCCGCTTTATCTGATTATCGGCGTATGGGGCGGCCCGCGCCGCGTTTATGCGTCGGTCAAGCTGTTTCTTTATACCTTGTTCGGCTCGCTGCTGATGCTGGTGGCACTGGTATACCTGTCGTATCAGGCCGGCGGCAGCTTTTCGATTGTGGATTTCCAAAACATCAAACACATTCCGTTGGGCGTGCAGCAATTATTGTTTGCGGCGTTTTTCCTGTCGTTTGCGGTGAAAGTGCCGATGTTTCCGGTACACACTTGGCTGCCGGACGCGCACGTTGAGGCTCCGACCGGCGGTTCGATGGTTTTGGCCGCGATTACGCTGAAACTCGGCGCATACGGCTTCCTGCGCTTTATCCTGCCGATTGTGCCCGACGCATCGCGCTACTTCGCGCCGGCCGTCATCGTATTAAGCCTGATTGCCGTGATTTACATCGGCATGGTGGCATTGGTGCAAACCGACATGAAAAAGCTGGTGGCTTATTCCTCCATCAGCCACATGGGGTTCGTGACTTTGGGCATGTTCCTGTTTTTAGACGGCAGTCTGAACGATTGGGCGTTGAAAGGCGCGATTATCCAAATGATTTCGCACGGTTTCGTTTCCGCCGCCATGTTTATGTGTATCGGCGTGATGTATGACCGGCTGCACTCGCGCAATATTGCCGACTACGGCGGTGTGGTCAACGTGATGCCGAAATTCGCCGCTTTTATGATGCTCTTCGGTATGGCCAATGCCGGTTTGCCCGCAACATCAGGCTTTGTCGGCGAATTTATGGTGATTATGGGCGCGGTGGAAGTGAATTTCTGGATTGGCGCATTGGCTGCGCTGACGCTGATTTACGGCGCATCTTATACTTTGTGGATGTACAAACGCGTGATTTTCGGCGCGGTGTCCAATCCGCATGTCGGCGAAATGAAAGACATCAATTGCCGCGAATTTGCCGTTTTGGCGGTTTTGGCGGCAGCCGTATTGGGCATGGGCCTGTACCCCCAAGCCTTTATCGAAGTGGTGCATCAGGCGGCAAACGATCTGATTGCCCAAGTGGCGCAAAGCAAGATTTGA
- the nuoN gene encoding NADH-quinone oxidoreductase subunit NuoN has product MNWTDLNLIPAMPEIVLLALLSVILLADLWISDSKRYLTHTMSLLAVAVVTLTQLAVWEQGSVSAFNGMYIADGMSRLAKLVLYALTFGLFVYSKPYNRARNMFNGEFYTLSLFALLGMSVMVSAVHFLTAYIGLELLSLALYAMIALRRDSARAAEAALKYFVLGALASGLLLYGISMVYGATGSLEFATVLATAFDEQSNEWLLKLGLVFIVVAVAFKLGAVPFHMWVPDVYHGAPMSVTAMVGTAPKIAAVVFAFRILVTGLGTTFEDWSPMLAVLAVASLIVGNLAAIMQTNVKRMLAYSTISHMGFILLAFMAGAVGFAAGLYYAITYAIMGAVGFGVLMVLSTETVECEEISDLAGLNQRHSWYAFLMLLAMFSMAGIPPLMGFYAKFGVIKALLSQGHVWLSVFAVVMSLIGAFYYLRVVKAMYFDDAGHDRPVGGNYAVKFALSVNALLLVLWGVMPQTVIDWCAAALNNTL; this is encoded by the coding sequence ATGAACTGGACTGATTTGAATTTAATTCCCGCTATGCCTGAAATCGTGCTGCTGGCGTTATTGAGCGTGATTTTGCTGGCCGACTTGTGGATTAGCGACAGCAAGCGTTACCTCACCCACACCATGAGCCTGCTGGCGGTGGCCGTGGTAACGCTGACCCAGCTTGCCGTATGGGAGCAGGGCAGCGTGTCGGCTTTCAACGGCATGTATATTGCAGACGGCATGTCGCGTCTGGCGAAACTGGTGCTGTATGCGCTGACTTTCGGCCTGTTTGTTTACAGCAAGCCGTATAACCGGGCGCGCAATATGTTTAACGGCGAATTTTACACCTTGTCGCTGTTTGCCCTGTTGGGCATGAGCGTGATGGTGAGCGCGGTGCATTTTCTGACCGCCTATATCGGTTTGGAACTGCTGTCGCTGGCACTCTACGCCATGATTGCCTTGCGCCGCGATTCGGCGCGCGCGGCCGAAGCGGCTCTGAAATATTTCGTGCTCGGCGCATTGGCCTCGGGCTTGCTGCTTTACGGTATTTCCATGGTATACGGCGCAACCGGCTCGTTGGAATTCGCCACCGTATTGGCAACCGCTTTCGACGAGCAATCCAACGAATGGCTGCTGAAACTCGGCTTGGTGTTTATCGTTGTTGCCGTGGCATTCAAACTCGGAGCCGTACCCTTCCACATGTGGGTGCCCGATGTGTACCACGGCGCACCGATGTCCGTTACCGCCATGGTCGGCACCGCCCCGAAAATCGCCGCTGTTGTCTTTGCCTTCCGCATTTTGGTAACCGGCTTGGGCACAACCTTTGAAGACTGGTCGCCGATGTTGGCTGTTTTGGCCGTGGCTTCCCTGATTGTCGGCAACCTTGCCGCCATCATGCAGACCAATGTCAAGCGCATGCTGGCCTATTCCACCATCTCCCATATGGGCTTTATCCTGCTGGCGTTTATGGCGGGTGCCGTCGGTTTTGCCGCCGGCCTGTATTACGCCATTACCTACGCCATTATGGGCGCGGTCGGCTTCGGCGTATTGATGGTATTGTCAACCGAAACCGTCGAATGCGAAGAAATCAGCGATTTGGCCGGTTTGAACCAACGCCATTCCTGGTATGCGTTTTTAATGCTGCTGGCGATGTTCTCAATGGCAGGCATTCCGCCGCTGATGGGCTTCTACGCCAAGTTCGGCGTGATTAAAGCCTTACTGTCGCAAGGTCATGTATGGTTGTCGGTATTTGCCGTCGTAATGTCGCTGATTGGCGCGTTTTACTACCTGCGCGTCGTCAAAGCCATGTACTTCGACGATGCCGGACACGACCGGCCGGTCGGCGGCAACTACGCCGTCAAGTTTGCCCTGAGCGTCAACGCCCTGTTGCTGGTTTTGTGGGGCGTGATGCCGCAAACCGTTATCGACTGGTGCGCGGCGGCGTTGAACAACACCTTGTAA
- a CDS encoding GNAT family N-acetyltransferase — MTESARFNTNGPKIGLSVRLAETPQEIEAAQRLRYRVFAEELGADIQSEDGRDTDRYDEHCSHLLAFDEATGEIIGCYRLLTAEGAQKVGGWYSAGEFDLSPLADILPQTVELGRACIHPDYRHGGLIMLLWTGLMKFMKEHNLRFMIGCGSISTADGGHEAAGLYHVLKQKYLAPEQWRVTPLNPMKWGELTPAEKPECPALIKGYLKAGAWFCGEPCVDEAFNCADILIMMDISQLSDRYLQRFAPTI, encoded by the coding sequence ATGACCGAATCCGCCCGTTTCAATACCAACGGCCCAAAAATCGGCTTAAGTGTCCGACTTGCTGAAACTCCGCAAGAAATTGAAGCCGCGCAACGCCTGCGCTATCGGGTATTTGCCGAAGAACTCGGTGCCGACATCCAAAGCGAAGACGGGCGGGATACCGATCGTTACGATGAGCATTGCAGCCACCTGTTGGCTTTTGATGAGGCAACAGGGGAAATCATCGGTTGTTACCGTTTGTTGACGGCAGAGGGCGCACAAAAAGTCGGCGGCTGGTACAGTGCCGGAGAGTTTGACTTATCGCCCTTGGCAGACATATTGCCGCAGACTGTCGAGCTGGGCAGAGCCTGTATCCACCCGGATTACCGCCACGGCGGGTTGATTATGCTGTTGTGGACAGGTCTGATGAAGTTTATGAAAGAGCACAACCTGCGTTTTATGATTGGCTGCGGCAGCATCAGCACCGCCGACGGAGGCCATGAAGCAGCAGGGCTGTACCACGTTTTGAAACAAAAATACCTCGCGCCCGAACAATGGCGCGTTACCCCGCTCAATCCGATGAAATGGGGCGAACTCACGCCGGCAGAAAAACCGGAATGCCCGGCGTTGATTAAAGGCTATCTGAAAGCCGGCGCATGGTTTTGCGGCGAGCCTTGTGTGGACGAAGCCTTTAATTGTGCCGATATTCTGATTATGATGGACATCTCGCAACTCAGCGACCGTTACCTGCAACGATTTGCCCCCACTATTTGA